Proteins co-encoded in one Bacillus sp. FSL H8-0547 genomic window:
- a CDS encoding thiolase family protein has protein sequence MNRDPVIVAAVRTPIGRQGGALSAMEPNEFGAIVIKEAMNRAGVTADMIDDVIFGNVLSGGGNIARLTALTTGLSISIPGLTVDRQCGSGINAVCLAAQAIKAGDGDVYIAGGTESMSLAPYLMEKPKKAFSPAPPRFKSAVLSPKEIGNPPMGITAENLAVKYEISREEQDEYALRSQQRMAAAVEEGRFDEQIVPVPVPQRKGEPLLFEKDEHPRPNTTIQGLEALQPAFKEGGTVTAGSSSGLNDAASAVVVMSREKAAELGLKPLCTVRQYAVAGVDPNIMGIGPVPAVKLALEKSGLSLSDMDLIELNEAFAAQVLACDRELQFDHSKLNVNGGAIAHGHPLGATGAILMTKAVYELQRSGGRFALITACIGGGQGIAAIIERESE, from the coding sequence ATGAACAGAGATCCTGTCATTGTAGCGGCAGTCAGAACACCCATCGGACGGCAGGGCGGTGCGCTCTCCGCCATGGAACCGAATGAGTTCGGGGCAATCGTGATAAAAGAAGCCATGAACCGTGCAGGCGTTACGGCAGATATGATTGATGACGTTATTTTTGGAAACGTCCTGTCAGGCGGAGGCAATATTGCAAGACTCACTGCCTTGACAACCGGCCTTTCCATCAGCATTCCGGGACTGACAGTAGACCGGCAGTGCGGCTCTGGCATCAATGCAGTCTGTCTTGCTGCCCAGGCCATCAAAGCCGGTGACGGAGATGTCTACATTGCCGGAGGAACAGAAAGCATGTCCCTTGCGCCATATTTAATGGAAAAGCCGAAAAAAGCATTTAGTCCTGCGCCTCCGAGATTTAAGTCAGCCGTTCTTTCACCGAAGGAAATCGGTAATCCGCCAATGGGCATTACGGCTGAAAATCTGGCGGTTAAATACGAAATAAGCAGGGAAGAGCAGGATGAATATGCACTGAGAAGCCAGCAGCGGATGGCTGCAGCTGTCGAAGAAGGCAGATTTGACGAACAGATTGTGCCCGTCCCGGTCCCTCAGCGAAAAGGGGAGCCGCTTCTATTTGAAAAAGACGAGCACCCGCGTCCGAATACGACGATTCAGGGATTGGAAGCACTCCAGCCTGCATTTAAAGAAGGCGGAACCGTTACAGCAGGAAGCAGTTCAGGCTTAAATGACGCGGCATCTGCTGTTGTGGTCATGTCACGCGAAAAAGCGGCGGAGCTTGGACTAAAACCGCTGTGCACAGTCAGACAGTATGCAGTCGCAGGCGTAGACCCGAACATTATGGGGATAGGTCCGGTTCCGGCAGTAAAGCTTGCACTTGAGAAATCAGGCCTTTCACTCAGCGACATGGATTTGATTGAACTTAACGAGGCGTTCGCCGCTCAAGTTCTTGCATGTGACCGTGAACTGCAGTTTGACCACAGCAAATTGAACGTTAACGGCGGGGCGATTGCCCATGGACATCCATTAGGTGCGACAGGCGCGATTCTTATGACGAAAGCCGTATACGAACTGCAGCGGTCAGGCGGCCGCTTTGCGTTGATTACGGCCTGCATCGGA